Genomic segment of Hemitrygon akajei unplaced genomic scaffold, sHemAka1.3 Scf000101, whole genome shotgun sequence:
gtccttttcatcagccttttctatttccagttgtaatctgtgggcctcatcccactgactgttgggaggcctgtatatgactggtgtcagtgtcatttttacttttgcagttccttacctcaacccacaaggattcaacatcttccaatcctatgtcacatcttgctgctgatttaccagcagagccacaccaccccatcacttccttcctccgatacattgtgtaaccttggacattcagctcccaactacaaccatccttcagccacgattccgtgatggccacaacatcatacctgacaatgctatctttgcattttaacCATCAGTCCTATCTCTTCTCTCCAGttcccgacccccccccccccccaccaaattagttcagaccctccccaacagctctatcaaacctctctgtgagaatattgttctcgctcgggtcgaggtgcgacccatcccttttgagcaggtcattcctccaccagaacagatcccaatgatccacgaacctgaatccctgttcccagcaccatcttctcagccatgtttatctgtcaaattatcctgtttctaccctcaccagcacgtggcacaggcagcaatccagaaattacaaccctgggggtgctgcttctgagctttctaccaagctagccagattcttttcaggacctctttgcttttacttccaatgtcttTGTCCCAAAATTTACCAAGATgtctggctcttttccctccctctctaaaatgctgcagacacgattcgaggcatccctgaccctggcacccaggaggcaacataccattcgggtgtcccgttcacaccaatagattctcctgtctgttctcctgacgattcagtccccgatcacgaccactcccctcttctgcctcgaacaacagtgagagatgctgatccggaagggggaagacctgtgtcagtcagactCTGCACTCACAGGGAACAGAGGAcgtgtgtattttcctgacaatcccggtcaccacactgatacctgcttttattccctacaatattatcgtcagtattaaattcccagttcctttggtagatccaaactcatgtcctggtgttttagtgcatttgcctgggattggaacacagtggttcatctgccagtccgtGTACTGGTTGTATTGTGACACTGTGCTGGCGTGtacaggggtctgacatctccagctaccCATGTGACAGcaatgcctcccagtcggtggggttgatgtcgaataaacttcagttccccttcagcccagtattacagacaatctttgcatcaaattggaactaaattgagcttcataaacaaggagaaatgaatctttgtaagttttacctcgattaatagcatcaagcgtttctctcagcactgtgttcaacaaatagaggtgatcaaatttttcaaccggtagggtctcatctgtcacggacaattcctggacattgtCATtcatcctgtaaatattaaactgctggttataaattgctattctgaactattttacaaatccattcagggtttcagtaaagggcctgtcctaccttctgttccgacgagcttcctcctgaaataaataaaacacaaatccgattagacttggacttactgtccacatcctgaacttcatccaaatcattaccaggtgttgaaaattcccactcccgctgtcactcacacacacggacaataccgAACCACAGGGTAacttacagggaaagtttctgaatgtcagaccattactgagaggatgaaacttacagggaagacaggacaggctgtgcattatcatctggatatgaTGTCAGTGTggtaggatggaggaatttaagatcagtgatgtatgtgattgtgtgtgggtggaggaagtacctctatttatgggaagtcttgtggggagatgtaattccagatggattttaacaaattccacaagtaaTTTATtgaggaggatgtggaactcgctgccacaggagtggttgaaatggaacagcagagactgactgtaatggggaggctggataaacacgtgagggaccagagatttcggggcactgttgctggttgtggtgagtaggtggcaggaggattgtgaagcagggaaactGATAGAAGATGGATCTAATGGCCTGTTTATGATAGAGAATGGGATATAATCCCATGTGAAATGTATCCAAAAAATAAAGAGACAGTGAAAGATTCCCATCTGATGGAAACtggatatggaggataagtctgatgtgtgggtcacattctttgctctcactgattgacagagagaccctcacacccaccgccccagacacactcacagcctgggactggaactgggtgttaatgggagttttagaggatattagatagatagatagatagatagatagatagatagatagatagatagatagatagatagatagatagatagatagatagatagatagatagatagatactttattcatccgcatggggaaattcaacattttttttccaatgtcccatacacttgttgtagcaaaactaattacatacaatacttaactcagtaaaaatatgatatgcatctaaatcactaactcaaaaagcattaataatagcttttaaaaagttcttaagtcctggcggttggattgtaaagcctaatggcattggggagtattgacctcttcatcctgtctgaggagcattgcatcgatagtaacctgtcgctgaaactgcttctctgtctctggatggtgctatgtagaggatgttcagggttttccataattgaccatagcctactcagcgcccttcgctcagctaccgatgttaaactctccagtactttgcccacgacagagcccgccttccttaccagcttattaagacgtgaggcgtccctcttcttaatgcttcctccccaacacgccaccacaaagaagagggcgctctccacaactgacctatagaacatcttcagcatctcactacagacattgaatgacgccaaccttctaaggaagtacagtcgactctgtgccttcctgcacaaggcatctgtgttggcagtccagtctagcttctcgtctaactgtactcccagatacttgtaggtcttaacctgctccacacattctccattaatgatcactggctccatatgaggcctagatctcctaaagtccaccaccatctcctttaatgcggtaattaaggaaacagtcagcagctctgtgttaagATCGGAGTAAATAATCTCAGAGagatttgcattctgtcctgggatgtacagaagttgtggaagtccagttttgggacagtagacaataggtgcaggagtaggccattcggcccttctagccagcaccaccattcactgtgatcatggctgatcatacacaataagtaccctgttcctgccctctccccatatcccttgacccccatctataagagctctatctaactcttgaaGGCATCCAGAGGCatcctaccccttattcttaaactgtggcctctagttgtggactcacccatcagcgggaacatgcttcctgcctccagcgtgtccaaacccttaataatcttattattattggacaacaacaaccctgaatagatgcatcaattgtctggtgagaaacagtttactgccatttgtaaatgctgtgtgtaggagcaacgcGTCTGTTTTccgtctgcattgtattctgtgttatgtgtttattatggtaactcgtcatgtgagtggggacgtggtaaaagcgaagggaaaaagttacgtatctgtactttgttctgggcagttttgagctggggacgggcggatgtcattctgtccttgaccgctgtgttgcagcttactttacaatgaattaccctgaagtttcatcacttcaagattgtattttgctaatgaaggactgaaagcgtatcttggacattttgaaatgtcattattggagtgatgggagggcgcatcatgcaaatataacaacttgtgtgaggtcaccagcagcggcaattgatttgttagaattggccgctgtgctgtgtttatttcaaatatgccactgttcatttagtgccctttgacagaaacaaattgaaatataattcctcaccttgagaaacatcacactgtctttttgatccatctgttcctttaacttagagATTTCCtcttgaataatccttatattctcttgaagagctagaagatttttctccattcgattgagaatcctcttctcttcttccctgagatccctgaggaagctctgctctttctcagtgataatctgccgcagttcagcaaactgggatatgatatgggactgaaggctgtgtgactgttcctgttgaatgaaaggtgaagattaatatactgcattgctgtgttttgtttacttttgtcgttaagttcggtctattagactcacattttcctgaaacctatcctcacttattgacccataatCTCCCATCTGATTTacgcacaccctccccacctttacagggttaacggtaattagccattcatccagcatgtccttgggatgtgtccgagtctctcgtggtcacagggagagcatgcaaact
This window contains:
- the LOC140723122 gene encoding uncharacterized protein, which produces MAASLPRRHHGGETCLSAIKGNSDAYAPEKWRRRKLPVAREQSHSLQSHIISQFAELRQIITEKEQSFLRDLREEEKRILNRMEKNLLALQENIRIIQEEISKLKEQMDQKDSVMFLKEEARRNRRMNDNVQELSVTDETLPVEKFDHLYLLNTVLRETLDAINRVSKNERRSHGNKKFFQGSTGRSEGGCFPCLRSQGPGVSALRPA